A single genomic interval of Spinacia oleracea cultivar Varoflay chromosome 6, BTI_SOV_V1, whole genome shotgun sequence harbors:
- the LOC130462673 gene encoding uncharacterized protein, which yields MAKNRGKNKFVVGSSSERENVPSGRLPKSSRGRPSERPLEKSSIGWDASEDERATSGERAGFSGVRRRYSEFPVHWSEADPKGKYASILHETTQIDGPLEKSVSGDWLVEAKLGNYHRKAEELYGIQHALGYWCELPEQERPRVTHPPRGFISVYTHHLENGLRFPLDPFVSEVLVSYNISLAQLTPKSMRHIIGFRWVCDFVNFPCSVAIFRDLHDLVLNHASKGDGYGWWTIVNKKSRKRGDPNYITAYPYLSSDHNWKTEWLLVRVPTDPKHPNFYRPPKWFVAPDPDMRGVAAPDRNHRHYVDLLQWFLAQEDNHRLPSSWLPNLNYILREDILAVAGLSRIFDREYGFSCIDPKKLGISLDLKTIHDPAPEYKFGKDNPRNPRLKDYVLSPLGVARISEVRADPWDSASSVEAVPVKVVLPELKTTSDPDQRKRKGSTLLRPSTHPKKAKASQPSEKEAVSEVMPPPKNLLHFMPLPGQKLKSVVVAETPAVDQPLIEEDIIPSPLKPSAALGIEIQDITEVMEAIEADFVPGSDVPEVAGEKKESADLPFEREKSPDKEMIDLSGPEAAVPEVQKEVPSAGEEEQPEQGLTRKRRHSTLGSTSTSALDRLIHADPCSDVPLKRIPEEVREAMARYARAPILGEDPLAHVGSLVGPEAARENLLRANPQWRVPGAEERNPAMMAQYYLNEAVFWSSFASECSSVEEKQLRKYREAYARDIPILDQKAGQLLSELTELKQLYLHYSREARESAEKIGTEVGQLIFRVEEDAEKIASFAEEKKDMAAKFASELEEKDRLFQEMKSKFEAADKERKEAELRLHHFVQHRELIQQQADKVPVLRLKLREKDDYIRKLEQERVNLYTADQCREQYWNGILGARRMFAKHMPHFPWNEKVPLWMQAEDHLVECQADRDEAEAERQAALAEARAQKATSEGDTTAGGSSKDAPLGAASETPKS from the exons atggcaaagaataggggcaaaaaCAAGTTCGttgttggctcctctagtgagagagagaacgtgccttcggggagGTTACCGAAATCTTCGAGGGGTCGACCTTCGGAGAGGCCGTTGGAGAAGAGTTcgattggttgggatgcttccgaaGATGAACGTGCAACCTCTGGTGAGAGAGCTGGTTTTTCGGGTGTTCGTCGTCGTTACtccgagtttccagttcattggtcggaagctgatccgaagggcaagtatgcctcaattttgcatgagaccacgcagatcgacggtccgttggagaaatcggtcagcggtgactggttggtggaagcgaagttagggaattatcatcggaaggccgaggagctatacggaattcagcatgccttggggtactggtgcgagcttcctgaacaagagcgtcctcgggtgactcatccaccgagggggttcatttccgtgtatactcaccatttggagaatggtctccgctttcctttggatccgttcgtatccgaggttttggtgtcgtacaacattagtttggcccagctcacacccaaatctatgaggcacataatcggatttagatgggtgtgtgacttcgtcaatttcccttgctctgtcgctatttttcgggatcttcacgatctggttctcaaccatgcttccaagggtgatgggtatggttggtggaccattgtcaacaagaagtcccgaaagaggggggatccgaactacatcacggcgtacccctaccttagctctgaccacaattggaagacggagtggttgctcgtccgtgtgccgacggatccgaagcatcccaacttttatcgtcctccgaagtggttcgtggctcctgatcctgatatgagggGTGTGGCGGCTCCAGATCGGAACCATCGCCACTATGTGGacctcctccagtggttcttggctcaagaggataaccaccgactgccgtctagctggctcccgaatctcaattacattctgagggaggacattcttgctgttgccggtctcagcaggatttttgacaggg agtacggctttagctgcattgatcctaagaagttgggcatttctttggatttgaagactattcacgacccggctcccgagtacaagttcggaaaagataaccctcgtaatcctcgtctgaaggattacgtgttgtctcctttgggggttgctcggatatccgaagttcgagctgatccgtgggattccgcCTCTTCTGTTGAAGCTGTTCCTGTGAAGGTTGTGCTTCCTGAGTTGAAGACGActtcggatccg gatcaacgcaaaaggaagggtagcactcttttgaggccttccacgcatccgaagaaagcgaaggcttctcagccctcggagaag GAAGCagtttcggaagtcatgcctcctcctaagaatcttcttcacttcatgcccttgccagggcagaagttaaagagtgtggtggttgctgaaACGCCGGCCGTGGATCAGCCGCTgatcgaggaagatatcatccCTTCTCCCCTTAAACCATCTGCTGCTTTGGGGATCgaaatccaggatatcaccgaggtgatggaggcgattgaagccgattttgttcctggttcggatgtccctgaggtagctggggagaagaaggagtctgctgatcttcccttcgagagggagaagagtccagacaaggagatgatagatctctcgggccccgaagctgcggtccccgaggttcagaaggaggttccctctgctggagaggaggagcagcccgagcaaggtttgacgaggaagaggcgccactcaactttgggttctacttctacctcggccctggataggctgatccatgctgatccctgttcggatgttccgctaaaacggatccccgaagaagtaagggaggcgatggctcgatatgccagggctccgattttgggagaggaccctttggctcacgtgggatccttggtgggccccgaggctgctcgggagaatctgcttcgtgctaacccgcagtggagggttcctggggccgaagagaggaatccggcaatgatggcccagtactatctgaacgag gctgttttctggtcttcgttcgcttccgagtgtagctcggttgaggagaaacaactgaggaaatatcgtgaggcttatgctcgtgatattcccattttggaccagaaggctgggcaactcctctccgagcttacggaactcaagcagctgtaccttcactatagtcgcgaggctagagagtctgctgagaagatcgggaccgaggttggccagctcatcttccgagttgaagaggatgctgagaagatcgcttcctttgctgaggagaagaaggatatggccgctaagttcgctagcgaacttgaGGAAAAAGATAGACTCTTCCAGGAGATGAAGTCTAAATTTGAAGCGGCCGACAAGGAGCGTAAAGAGGCGGAGTTAAGGCTCCACCATTTTGTCCAGCATCGGGAGCTGATCCAGCAGCAAGCTGATAAGGTGCCTGTCCTTCGGCTGAAGCTTCGGGAAAAAGATGACTATATTCGGAAGCTGGAGCAGGAGCGAGTcaacctctacactgctgatcagtgtagagagcagtactggaacggcatcctgggtgctcggcgcatgtttgcgaagcacatgcctcacttcccttggaacgagaaagttcctctatggatgcaggccgaggaccacttggtggaatgccaagctgatcgagatgaagctgaagctgaacgccaagctgctcttgcagaggctcgggcccagaaggcaacttccgaaggtgataccactgctgggggttcttcgaaggatgctcccctaggggccgcttctgagactcccaagagttag